A stretch of the Thermofilum adornatum genome encodes the following:
- a CDS encoding YkgJ family cysteine cluster protein yields the protein MILLESDLKRISQYTGLDPEEFSVKKGRFRVLKNVDGRCFFYDQKNGTCRIYAARPIGCSLYPLVLSEDGHVEVDDYCPLSRLIPSYEKRKAKLLGGEILRELFSRG from the coding sequence ATGATACTTTTAGAAAGTGATTTAAAACGCATATCCCAATATACTGGCCTAGATCCCGAAGAATTCAGTGTGAAGAAAGGCAGGTTCCGCGTCTTAAAAAATGTTGATGGAAGATGTTTCTTTTATGACCAAAAGAATGGAACATGTAGAATTTATGCCGCGCGGCCTATAGGGTGTAGCCTCTATCCCTTGGTCTTATCGGAGGATGGCCATGTAGAGGTTGACGATTACTGTCCTCTCAGCAGACTTATTCCTAGTTATGAAAAGAGAAAAGCAAAGTTATTAGGAGGTGAGATACTTAGGGAGCTATTCAGCCGAGGATAG
- a CDS encoding transcriptional regulator, giving the protein MSRFKAPCEEISKEWLPAVRGLLVEYLYREEKKSQAQIAKLLGISQSSVSRYLNEQRGVYRGKFENIPGFSEKIKEIIKEVEAGKLRGGEALCLICRYVRSTV; this is encoded by the coding sequence GTGTCTAGGTTTAAGGCTCCATGCGAGGAAATTAGCAAAGAATGGTTGCCAGCTGTTAGAGGTCTCCTGGTCGAGTACCTTTATCGTGAGGAAAAAAAGTCGCAGGCTCAGATAGCAAAGTTGCTTGGAATCAGTCAGTCAAGTGTAAGTAGATATCTGAACGAGCAAAGAGGAGTGTATAGGGGGAAATTTGAGAATATACCTGGCTTCTCGGAGAAAATAAAAGAAATCATCAAAGAGGTTGAGGCTGGAAAGTTGAGGGGCGGGGAGGCTCTCTGCCTTATATGTCGCTATGTCAGGTCGACTGTTTAG
- a CDS encoding aldehyde ferredoxin oxidoreductase family protein — protein sequence MTTKGWWGKLLWIDLSRREAKQVEIDKNLLSSYVGGRGLAVRLLWDYTRPGIDPLSPENLLIVAIGPITGLPGPSTGKVVVAAKSPLTHGYGDGNLGSRTAVMLKKAGFDAVVFSGKSEKPSYVYIENEKVEINNADDLWGLDTFTAEKRLLERHGKDAGVLLIGPSGERKVKMATIISQMGRSGGRPGIGAVMGSKNLKAIVVRGTRDPPVDDLKSLRETAAKAYIEAKNKPAYPFWIRQGTMATIQWSQENSVLPTYNFSEGVFDESSGIDGFTMEKMKVSQRGCPNCNSICGNVVLDASGEESELDYENVAMLGSNIGLGDLKKVAQLNRLADMWGIDTIGLGSAIGFAIEASQKGFINEKMEWGDFPKILELAEDIALRRTKLGDDLAEGLVHASSVYGCEECAIHVKGLSVSAYDCHAAPGMALSYGVSSVGAHHKDAWVISWEVSHGRFAYSPEKAKKVLELQKIRGGFFENIVACRLPWVELGLELDWYVKLFNFATGLRWRLDDHMVVAERTLTLIRSYWVREYHAEGRTWNRKMDYPPIKWFTRPYTRGPLKGARLDPQKYDELLGYYYELLGWDHRGIPRASTLRRLGLGDVESTLGKIIELTN from the coding sequence ATGACAACAAAAGGTTGGTGGGGGAAGCTTTTATGGATTGACCTTTCCCGCAGAGAGGCGAAACAGGTAGAAATCGACAAAAACCTTCTATCAAGCTACGTTGGCGGGAGGGGGCTGGCTGTCAGGCTCCTATGGGACTATACGCGCCCCGGGATCGACCCACTTTCACCCGAGAACCTCCTTATTGTAGCTATAGGACCCATTACTGGCTTGCCTGGACCCAGCACTGGAAAAGTTGTCGTTGCAGCGAAAAGCCCGTTGACACATGGCTATGGCGATGGTAATCTAGGCTCAAGGACGGCTGTAATGCTCAAGAAGGCTGGGTTTGATGCAGTAGTTTTCTCTGGCAAATCCGAGAAGCCTTCCTATGTCTATATCGAGAACGAGAAAGTAGAAATAAACAATGCAGATGACTTATGGGGTCTAGATACATTTACTGCTGAGAAAAGGCTCCTGGAGAGACATGGCAAGGATGCCGGCGTTCTCCTCATTGGCCCTTCGGGAGAGCGAAAGGTAAAGATGGCGACTATAATCTCTCAGATGGGTAGAAGCGGCGGCAGGCCGGGAATTGGAGCCGTAATGGGTAGCAAAAACTTGAAGGCGATAGTTGTACGTGGCACTAGAGACCCGCCAGTAGACGACCTCAAATCATTGAGGGAGACAGCGGCCAAAGCCTATATTGAGGCCAAAAACAAGCCGGCATATCCCTTCTGGATAAGACAGGGAACGATGGCTACGATCCAATGGTCCCAAGAGAACAGCGTCCTGCCCACCTACAACTTTAGTGAGGGAGTCTTCGACGAGAGTAGCGGTATAGATGGCTTCACAATGGAAAAGATGAAAGTCTCGCAGAGGGGTTGCCCCAACTGTAACTCTATTTGTGGAAACGTTGTACTGGACGCTAGCGGCGAAGAGTCCGAGCTTGACTATGAAAACGTTGCAATGCTTGGCTCCAATATTGGGCTTGGAGATCTGAAAAAGGTAGCCCAGCTTAACAGGTTAGCCGATATGTGGGGTATAGACACGATTGGATTGGGTTCAGCCATCGGCTTTGCGATCGAGGCTTCTCAGAAGGGATTTATAAATGAAAAGATGGAATGGGGAGACTTTCCGAAAATTCTGGAACTAGCTGAGGACATAGCATTGAGGAGGACAAAGCTTGGTGACGACCTGGCAGAAGGACTGGTACATGCCTCCAGCGTTTATGGATGCGAGGAATGCGCTATTCACGTTAAGGGTCTAAGCGTCAGTGCATACGACTGCCACGCCGCTCCTGGTATGGCGCTTTCATATGGCGTTAGTAGCGTGGGTGCACATCATAAAGATGCATGGGTTATATCGTGGGAGGTCTCTCATGGAAGGTTTGCCTATTCTCCGGAAAAAGCCAAAAAGGTTCTTGAGTTGCAGAAGATACGAGGCGGATTTTTCGAGAACATAGTGGCATGCAGACTGCCCTGGGTAGAGCTCGGCCTAGAGCTGGACTGGTATGTAAAGCTGTTTAACTTTGCTACAGGCCTAAGGTGGAGGCTTGACGATCACATGGTAGTAGCCGAAAGGACTCTGACTCTTATAAGAAGCTACTGGGTACGAGAATACCACGCAGAAGGCAGGACATGGAATAGGAAAATGGATTATCCCCCAATCAAATGGTTCACAAGGCCTTACACGCGTGGACCACTTAAGGGGGCAAGGCTAGACCCACAAAAATACGACGAACTCTTAGGGTACTATTATGAGCTTCTGGGCTGGGACCATAGAGGTATTCCTAGAGCCTCGACTCTGAGAAGGCTTGGGCTTGGCGACGTAGAGAGCACCCTTGGAAAAATAATTGAATTAACGAACTGA
- a CDS encoding MoaD/ThiS family protein, protein MGSGQVKIVFFGFLIDFFKGREHIFEVDSPVKIRDLLRKISPNFNFEVVVVVNDYPATMDSYARPGDIVKVFPHIGGG, encoded by the coding sequence ATGGGCTCTGGGCAAGTAAAAATAGTATTTTTTGGCTTTTTAATCGACTTTTTCAAGGGACGCGAACATATCTTTGAGGTAGATTCGCCCGTTAAAATAAGAGACCTGCTAAGAAAAATTTCTCCAAATTTTAATTTTGAAGTAGTTGTCGTCGTAAATGACTACCCAGCCACGATGGATTCTTATGCTAGACCAGGCGACATTGTAAAGGTTTTTCCACACATTGGTGGAGGGTAA
- a CDS encoding DUF5679 domain-containing protein yields MPEKITAYCVKCRKTVEMKNPQQVTLKNGRLAYKGTCPNCGTTVYRFVGRVKQ; encoded by the coding sequence ATGCCAGAAAAAATAACAGCATACTGTGTTAAATGCCGCAAAACCGTTGAGATGAAGAACCCACAGCAAGTAACTCTCAAGAACGGAAGGCTCGCCTACAAGGGCACCTGCCCCAACTGTGGCACAACAGTCTACAGGTTCGTAGGCCGCGTAAAACAGTAA
- a CDS encoding UbiD family decarboxylase, whose amino-acid sequence MTISDLLMAFFQRGKLLEINNEVSPDFEIPWLSIELAKHFDHALLYSKVSGKTPRVLTNVFYKKIHLALNAGSEEQIINRASRVVSLIEPLSPIQKDKLHLLASLAWIADYYPDVKEFQSSTIRVLQGYDLDLTLIPALKHSSQEEYPVMTNPLIIATLDSIDETEITVQRVQVVDEKTMLLHVPRNSRIQHLIEEASRRGKPLKIAVVLGAPASIYPPAFLSWLSFTEKLLLAGVISETKLATTKLEDNIYVPFSFQTTVIGEIVPGDERPEGKMLYENGDILGGTPMPVIHAKKILMESNPIIYYSTIHPTQSDIAELFRLVEKIFLLNYKNLLPNVIDLTFLGNDAFRTVVAKVNTFKREKLINTGINLLSLSKTLNPYTDTIILVGPNTNIHNHLQLLKTIIENVDPDKDVIKIPQQDYETFPRRSGRGSLIIFATSQKEGEKPESVDSYLEPTSRSLKIFGEILDKLAKQST is encoded by the coding sequence TTGACTATAAGCGATTTATTAATGGCCTTCTTCCAGAGAGGAAAACTCCTCGAAATAAATAATGAAGTTTCGCCAGACTTCGAGATACCATGGCTATCCATTGAGCTTGCGAAGCATTTTGACCATGCTCTACTATACAGCAAAGTCTCAGGAAAAACACCCAGAGTTCTGACGAACGTATTTTACAAGAAAATCCATTTAGCTCTCAACGCCGGGTCCGAGGAACAAATAATAAATCGGGCATCGAGAGTGGTAAGCCTAATTGAACCTCTCTCCCCTATTCAGAAAGACAAACTTCATCTACTTGCATCCCTAGCGTGGATAGCAGACTACTATCCAGATGTAAAAGAGTTCCAAAGCTCCACGATTAGGGTTCTCCAAGGCTACGACCTAGACCTCACATTAATTCCGGCATTAAAGCACAGTTCTCAAGAGGAGTATCCTGTAATGACCAATCCACTTATAATCGCCACTTTGGATAGCATAGACGAGACGGAAATTACAGTTCAAAGGGTTCAAGTAGTAGACGAAAAAACAATGTTGCTACACGTACCCAGGAATTCCAGAATACAACACTTAATAGAGGAAGCATCAAGGCGAGGAAAACCCTTAAAGATTGCTGTTGTTCTTGGAGCACCAGCAAGTATATATCCTCCAGCATTTCTCTCCTGGCTGTCCTTTACAGAAAAACTACTGCTCGCTGGCGTGATTTCTGAAACCAAACTAGCAACGACCAAGCTAGAAGACAACATATACGTCCCCTTTTCGTTCCAAACAACTGTTATAGGCGAGATTGTCCCAGGAGACGAGCGCCCAGAAGGAAAAATGCTCTACGAAAATGGAGACATACTAGGTGGGACACCAATGCCAGTCATTCATGCTAAAAAGATCCTGATGGAAAGCAATCCAATAATATACTACTCAACAATTCATCCGACACAAAGCGACATAGCAGAGCTGTTTAGGCTCGTTGAGAAAATATTCCTACTTAACTACAAAAACCTGCTTCCAAATGTAATAGACCTAACATTTCTCGGCAACGACGCGTTTAGAACCGTGGTGGCAAAAGTTAACACATTCAAAAGGGAAAAACTAATTAATACAGGTATAAATCTTCTCTCTCTTTCAAAAACCCTAAACCCATATACAGACACGATTATTCTTGTTGGACCAAACACAAACATACACAATCACCTCCAGCTCCTCAAGACAATCATTGAAAACGTTGACCCAGACAAAGACGTCATAAAAATACCTCAGCAAGACTATGAAACCTTCCCGAGAAGAAGTGGAAGAGGAAGTCTAATAATCTTTGCGACAAGCCAAAAAGAAGGTGAAAAACCCGAAAGCGTAGACTCGTACCTTGAACCAACGTCCAGAAGCCTTAAAATCTTCGGCGAGATTCTTGACAAGCTTGCTAAACAGTCGACCTGA
- a CDS encoding glycosyltransferase, protein MSHPKLSVIITVYREAKMLPSLLSQLSRQKTSFPYEIIVMIDEPADKIISTLIEEYRGRNVRFDVSHVRRGKVSALNTAIGLARGDVLVFLDNDVEIRDEFFLEKINRWMEKFDIAEIKKKIHIDSFLSRLVYYDYVSFGVASYIFEKHVKRCAGLNGAAMALTRKAIKDLGGFKNCILEDMDIGFRSYFTGYPFKYIFDTEVIVYSPHSIREWLNQRMRWSVGAWLWIREHLFHFAYAGNRHNVEESLAALFAMFPGSIFFASMFFASDTPLVKTLPFVLSLFGGLIAPVIPIMTIFEMFTSLLPPFIFVFLVLLVLYSLLVLPISVKLGFQVHLVNFLLYLFVYSPLWFSVLIAAFIRVFIFQKKDISGWKI, encoded by the coding sequence GTGTCACACCCGAAACTCAGTGTAATAATAACGGTGTATCGAGAGGCAAAAATGTTGCCAAGCCTACTAAGCCAGCTTTCCCGTCAGAAGACGAGTTTCCCTTATGAAATAATTGTAATGATAGATGAGCCTGCAGACAAAATCATTAGCACTCTAATTGAAGAATATAGGGGTAGAAACGTTAGGTTTGACGTTTCACATGTGCGTAGGGGAAAAGTTAGCGCCCTGAATACAGCCATAGGATTGGCCAGGGGCGATGTATTAGTATTTTTAGACAATGACGTGGAAATTAGAGACGAGTTTTTCCTTGAAAAGATAAACCGCTGGATGGAAAAATTTGATATCGCAGAAATAAAGAAAAAGATACACATAGACAGTTTTCTTAGCCGTCTAGTATATTACGACTACGTCTCTTTCGGCGTTGCCAGCTATATTTTCGAGAAGCATGTAAAAAGATGCGCCGGCCTAAACGGTGCAGCAATGGCTCTCACCAGGAAAGCCATCAAGGATCTTGGAGGATTCAAGAACTGTATACTGGAAGACATGGACATAGGATTTAGAAGCTACTTTACAGGCTATCCTTTCAAATACATATTTGACACCGAAGTTATTGTTTATTCTCCTCACAGCATAAGGGAATGGCTAAATCAGCGGATGCGATGGTCTGTGGGGGCGTGGCTGTGGATCAGAGAGCACTTGTTTCATTTTGCCTATGCAGGAAACAGGCACAATGTAGAAGAAAGCCTGGCCGCTCTTTTCGCTATGTTTCCGGGAAGCATCTTTTTTGCTTCAATGTTTTTTGCGAGCGATACCCCACTTGTTAAAACTCTCCCTTTTGTTCTCTCCCTGTTTGGAGGTCTGATCGCCCCGGTGATACCAATAATGACGATCTTCGAAATGTTTACTTCGCTCCTTCCACCATTCATTTTCGTATTTCTTGTTCTCCTAGTGTTATACTCGTTATTAGTGTTGCCGATTTCAGTAAAACTGGGCTTCCAGGTGCACTTAGTAAATTTTTTGTTGTATCTGTTTGTTTATTCTCCACTTTGGTTTTCAGTGCTTATAGCGGCCTTCATAAGGGTGTTTATTTTCCAGAAGAAAGATATATCAGGGTGGAAAATATAA
- a CDS encoding AMP phosphorylase yields MKLKTRLLPFESANFTVILDHNVAKKLDVKLGDRVIVRFNGRSLTAIVNTAKDFPIDSIGIYTNLARVLGISEGDEVEVEATSPPLSLQIIRKKLQGLKLESDEIYLLVKDIVEGKLSELELAAFVTAVHFQGMVPSEIYDFTISMVNTGQTLNLKKKPILDKHSLGGVPGDKTSLLVVPIIASLGYTIPKTSSRAITSAAGTADRMEVLAPVTFSIEEIEEIIHKTNGCIVWGGSLNLAPADDIIIRVEYPLGIDPFFIPSILAKKLAVGSTHIVLDIPTGRGTKVKTLEEARRISQSFHEIAKMLNMNLQTVATYAEEPIGHAIGPALEAREALQALKTLNPPDLVDKAASLAGTLLEMVGEKDGYEMAIEALKSGKAEKKLREIIEAQGGDPNIQPEDITLGDKTYTLHANDSGFVYYIDNSFLATLGKTAGAPIDKGAGVYIHVKLGEKVKKGQPLITIYSSSSAKLQLVEKLIEENTPILVGRTAGRRMLLEKIQYQPTRLVPLER; encoded by the coding sequence ATGAAGCTGAAAACTCGCTTGCTTCCATTTGAATCGGCGAATTTTACTGTTATACTTGACCATAATGTAGCAAAGAAGCTTGACGTCAAGCTAGGGGATCGCGTAATTGTCAGGTTTAACGGGCGTTCATTAACAGCGATCGTCAATACGGCAAAGGATTTCCCAATCGACTCCATAGGAATTTATACAAACCTGGCGAGGGTCTTAGGCATATCCGAAGGAGACGAAGTCGAGGTAGAGGCAACAAGCCCACCACTTTCCCTCCAGATAATAAGGAAAAAACTCCAAGGCCTAAAACTTGAGTCTGACGAAATCTATCTCCTGGTTAAAGATATTGTCGAGGGAAAACTAAGCGAGCTAGAACTAGCGGCATTCGTTACAGCAGTTCACTTCCAGGGAATGGTTCCCTCCGAGATCTATGACTTCACAATCTCCATGGTAAATACGGGGCAAACACTAAACCTTAAAAAGAAGCCAATACTTGACAAGCATAGTTTGGGAGGAGTGCCAGGAGACAAGACCAGTCTTTTAGTTGTTCCAATAATTGCCTCTCTAGGATACACCATACCAAAAACTTCCTCAAGGGCAATAACCTCGGCAGCTGGAACAGCAGACAGGATGGAGGTTTTAGCACCAGTGACCTTCTCGATAGAGGAAATCGAGGAAATAATACACAAAACTAACGGGTGCATCGTGTGGGGTGGTTCTCTGAATCTGGCGCCAGCAGACGACATCATAATAAGGGTTGAATACCCTTTGGGAATAGACCCCTTCTTTATACCATCCATCCTTGCAAAAAAGCTAGCCGTCGGGTCTACACACATTGTTTTAGACATCCCTACTGGGAGAGGAACAAAGGTAAAGACACTCGAGGAGGCACGAAGAATCTCACAAAGCTTCCACGAGATAGCGAAAATGCTAAACATGAATCTCCAGACAGTGGCCACATATGCAGAGGAACCCATTGGGCATGCGATAGGACCAGCCTTGGAGGCAAGAGAAGCACTTCAAGCATTAAAAACTCTTAACCCTCCAGATCTTGTAGACAAAGCTGCAAGCCTTGCAGGCACACTCTTGGAAATGGTTGGCGAAAAAGACGGCTACGAGATGGCGATAGAGGCTTTGAAGAGTGGAAAAGCTGAAAAGAAGCTTCGCGAAATCATCGAGGCACAAGGAGGGGATCCAAACATACAGCCAGAAGACATAACTCTCGGCGACAAGACATATACCTTGCATGCAAACGACTCGGGCTTCGTCTACTATATTGACAACTCTTTCCTTGCAACCCTTGGCAAAACAGCTGGAGCGCCGATAGACAAAGGGGCAGGAGTATATATTCACGTAAAACTCGGAGAGAAGGTCAAGAAAGGACAACCACTTATAACTATCTATTCATCGAGCAGTGCAAAGCTACAACTCGTCGAGAAGCTCATAGAAGAAAACACACCCATCCTCGTGGGTAGAACAGCTGGAAGAAGAATGCTATTAGAGAAAATACAATACCAGCCAACCAGACTAGTGCCCCTCGAAAGATAA
- the glmS gene encoding glutamine--fructose-6-phosphate transaminase (isomerizing), giving the protein MCGIVGIASSNRNVGPLIVDCLKKLEYRGYDSVGVAIVGKHGILIRKGAGKIDSVDEAKCLRCLEGNVGIGHTRWATHGPPTDENAHPHTDCEGRIAVVHNGIIENYMELKKMLIAKGHVFRSSTDTEVIAHLLEENARNNSDFFDVFRRTVRSLSGSYALAVVSVMAPGKIFFARKHSPLVIGLGKDVMFVASDIPAFLDFTNKVIVLNDGELGYIDSGSVYMETIEGKPIDVSSRILVVPWTAEQARKEGFPHFMLKEIHEQPLVIGETIRGFGIDYEKGAEMLVNGKNIFVTAAGTSFHASLYFALLTMKLSSQKVIPFISSEYEVYAHVASEDDVLLAVSQSGETIDTLAALRAFKQKGAKVVSLTNVIGSVIARESDRQIYMKAGPEIGVAATKTFTVQLTALTWLSILISHHTGKIGENELKEINSSLKELPSLVEKTINLYSGWSKELSNFMAKKASAYYLSRGLGVPIALEGALKLKEIAYIHAEGYPAGESKHGPIALVEKNFPVVFVSIEKSLEKRLHGNVEEMKARGAHTIGIIPKDSELRELFDRTAILPSSNEFLTPILGVVPLQLLAYYTAVEKGYDPDKPRNLAKTVTVE; this is encoded by the coding sequence TTAAGGTGCCTGGAGGGAAATGTAGGAATAGGTCATACACGTTGGGCTACTCATGGTCCTCCAACTGATGAGAACGCTCATCCCCACACGGATTGTGAAGGTAGAATTGCCGTTGTCCATAATGGTATTATTGAAAACTATATGGAGCTCAAAAAGATGCTCATCGCTAAAGGTCATGTTTTCAGGAGTTCCACTGATACAGAAGTTATAGCTCACTTGCTTGAGGAAAATGCAAGAAATAATTCTGACTTTTTCGACGTGTTTCGAAGAACAGTTCGTTCTCTTTCTGGTAGCTATGCTTTAGCTGTGGTTTCGGTCATGGCTCCTGGAAAGATCTTTTTTGCCAGAAAGCATTCGCCCCTCGTTATAGGTCTTGGCAAAGATGTCATGTTTGTTGCTTCCGATATACCGGCCTTTCTCGATTTTACAAACAAGGTTATCGTGCTTAATGACGGCGAGCTTGGCTACATTGATAGTGGAAGTGTTTACATGGAAACAATAGAGGGCAAACCGATAGATGTTTCCAGCAGGATATTAGTCGTCCCATGGACAGCTGAACAGGCAAGGAAAGAGGGGTTCCCTCACTTTATGCTAAAAGAAATCCATGAACAACCACTCGTAATAGGTGAGACTATTCGTGGCTTTGGCATAGACTATGAAAAAGGCGCGGAGATGCTGGTCAATGGAAAAAACATTTTTGTTACAGCGGCTGGGACAAGTTTTCATGCATCACTCTACTTCGCGCTCCTCACGATGAAGCTCTCCTCCCAGAAAGTTATACCTTTTATCTCTTCTGAATACGAAGTCTACGCTCATGTAGCTAGCGAAGATGATGTTCTCCTAGCTGTGTCGCAGAGTGGTGAGACTATTGATACACTGGCTGCTCTTAGGGCCTTCAAACAGAAGGGTGCAAAAGTCGTGTCCCTAACAAATGTTATTGGCAGTGTGATTGCCAGGGAAAGTGACCGTCAGATATACATGAAGGCTGGACCCGAAATAGGCGTAGCAGCAACAAAAACATTTACCGTCCAGCTAACTGCTTTGACTTGGCTTTCCATTCTTATTTCGCACCATACAGGAAAAATAGGTGAAAATGAATTAAAAGAAATCAATTCATCACTTAAAGAGTTGCCCTCACTCGTTGAAAAGACAATTAATTTGTATAGTGGATGGAGCAAGGAGCTGTCCAATTTCATGGCAAAGAAGGCCAGTGCTTATTACTTGAGCAGGGGACTTGGTGTACCTATAGCACTTGAGGGGGCCTTGAAACTGAAGGAAATAGCTTATATACATGCCGAGGGGTATCCAGCTGGGGAAAGCAAACACGGCCCTATAGCACTTGTCGAGAAGAATTTCCCAGTAGTTTTTGTCTCAATTGAGAAATCGCTCGAAAAGCGTCTTCATGGAAACGTTGAAGAGATGAAAGCTAGAGGTGCACATACAATAGGAATAATTCCAAAGGACTCGGAGCTACGGGAGCTCTTTGACAGGACAGCGATCCTGCCCTCCAGCAACGAGTTTTTAACTCCTATTTTAGGCGTTGTTCCTTTACAGCTACTTGCATACTACACCGCCGTGGAAAAAGGTTATGACCCGGACAAGCCTAGAAATCTTGCAAAAACAGTTACGGTGGAATAA
- a CDS encoding DUF2153 domain-containing protein, with the protein MSEFVKLFANNLTNWIEAQKTFLDTVTSMEKDLETSDRLELILATRTAFNHMIKTIEAFDKWLQDPFIVGHMPREMLLEVQKNVWEILKKLLELDIKHTAAFRDMLLNLSETGKINPLFFVPREQQQRVEERFRVSY; encoded by the coding sequence TTGAGCGAATTCGTAAAACTCTTTGCAAACAACTTGACAAACTGGATAGAAGCGCAGAAAACGTTCCTCGACACTGTAACAAGCATGGAAAAAGACCTTGAAACTTCAGATAGACTGGAACTAATACTTGCCACGAGGACGGCCTTTAACCACATGATAAAGACAATCGAAGCTTTCGACAAATGGCTCCAGGACCCATTCATCGTGGGACATATGCCCCGAGAAATGTTGCTAGAAGTCCAAAAGAACGTCTGGGAAATCCTCAAGAAACTACTAGAGCTAGACATCAAACACACTGCTGCCTTCAGAGACATGTTGCTAAACCTCTCCGAGACGGGTAAAATAAACCCACTATTCTTTGTCCCAAGAGAGCAACAACAGAGAGTTGAAGAAAGATTCCGCGTAAGCTACTAA
- a CDS encoding NTP transferase domain-containing protein, producing the protein MLPVVLAAGNPRRMLPLNEGHHKFLLKVAGNPIFLYSLKSLLDVSGGRSLLVIDRDMPQEEVQKSLTARKLQDKVDLVIQKGSSLEEALRQVIDEASEEWFLVAYGDVIAPADAFKLMIKTHEETQRPVALVIPRPEITSYGVAYVSGKSLKKVISPEKAHGEAIDTSFVLGGVFILPRQTIDLLNDGNNFYEAMNYLIERMGIEIALWSGSWVSVDYPWDLISALYEVLGTDCKTVISPRAKVSPLAVLEGCVKVEDYAFIDHYAVIRGPAYIGRGALVGKGAFVREFTSLEEGSVVGAHTEVKRSILQEKATAGSFSLITDSVLGPQSVAEPRTTVISDLPSDRRVLRPLPLQGILYEKQKLGVFLAPRGRIKAGSIVGPGVKIFRDGGIEHI; encoded by the coding sequence ATGTTGCCCGTTGTTCTGGCAGCAGGTAATCCGAGACGGATGCTTCCTTTAAACGAGGGACACCATAAGTTCCTTTTAAAGGTTGCGGGAAATCCTATATTCCTTTATTCCCTCAAGAGTCTTCTAGACGTTTCTGGTGGAAGATCCTTGCTTGTCATAGATAGGGATATGCCACAAGAAGAGGTTCAGAAATCTCTCACTGCTAGAAAACTCCAGGATAAAGTAGACCTAGTAATCCAGAAAGGGAGTAGTCTCGAAGAGGCTCTGAGACAGGTTATAGATGAGGCGAGTGAAGAGTGGTTTCTCGTAGCTTATGGAGACGTAATTGCTCCAGCTGACGCATTCAAGCTCATGATAAAAACACATGAAGAGACACAGAGACCTGTAGCCCTCGTTATCCCTAGACCCGAAATAACTAGCTACGGTGTAGCATATGTGTCCGGTAAATCCTTAAAGAAAGTTATTTCTCCTGAGAAAGCACATGGAGAAGCAATTGACACGAGTTTTGTTCTTGGCGGAGTATTTATTTTGCCGAGACAAACCATTGACCTATTAAATGACGGAAACAATTTCTACGAGGCAATGAATTACCTTATCGAGAGAATGGGGATAGAGATTGCCCTATGGAGCGGCTCGTGGGTCTCCGTTGATTATCCTTGGGATCTAATAAGTGCATTGTACGAAGTCCTTGGAACTGACTGTAAGACTGTTATTAGTCCCCGTGCAAAGGTTTCGCCTCTCGCCGTTCTTGAGGGGTGCGTAAAAGTTGAAGATTATGCTTTTATAGATCATTATGCCGTGATCAGGGGACCAGCCTATATAGGAAGAGGGGCCCTCGTAGGCAAGGGCGCATTTGTCAGGGAATTCACATCTTTAGAGGAGGGCAGTGTTGTCGGAGCACATACAGAAGTTAAGAGAAGCATTTTACAGGAAAAGGCCACTGCTGGAAGTTTTTCGTTAATCACGGACAGTGTTCTGGGGCCACAGAGTGTAGCAGAGCCGAGAACAACTGTTATCAGTGACCTTCCTAGTGATAGAAGAGTTTTACGGCCTTTGCCTTTGCAGGGTATTCTTTATGAAAAGCAGAAGTTGGGCGTGTTCCTCGCTCCCAGAGGCAGGATAAAGGCTGGAAGCATTGTTGGCCCAGGTGTAAAAATATTTAGAGATGGCGGTATCGAGCACATATAG